From Meles meles chromosome 5, mMelMel3.1 paternal haplotype, whole genome shotgun sequence, one genomic window encodes:
- the NHLRC1 gene encoding E3 ubiquitin-protein ligase NHLRC1, protein MGAEASGSGPALQELVREAEISLLECKVCFERFGHRQQRRPRNLPCGHVVCLACVAALAHPRTLALECPFCRRACRGCDTSDCLPVLHLLELLGSTLRPGPAAPRAVPCTPGALTCHRAFGGWGTLVNPTGLALCPKTGRVVVVHDGRRRVKIFDSGGGCAHQFGEKGEAAQDVRYPLDVTVTNDCHVVVTDAGDRSIKVFDFFGQIKLVIAGQFSLPWGVETTPQNGVMVTDAEAGSLHLLEFNFPEGVLQKTERLQGHLCSPRGVAVSWLTGAIAVLEHSLGLGSAVGSTTVKVFSPTMQLISQVDSFGLSLFFPSRITVSAVTFDHQGNVIVADTSGQAVLCLGKPEEFPVLKPIITHGLSHPVALTFTKENALLVLDSAAHSIKVYKADWG, encoded by the coding sequence ATGGGGGCCGAGGCGTCGGGGAGCGGGCCGGCGCTGCAGGAGCTCGTGCGCGAGGCCGAGATCAGCCTGCTCGAATGCAAGGTGTGCTTTGAGAGGTTCGGCCACCGCCAGCAGCGGCGCCCGCGCAACCTGCCCTGCGGCCACGTGGTGTGCCTGGCCTGCGTGGCCGCCCTGGCGCACCCGCGGACGCTGGCCCTCGAGTGCCCCTTCTGCCGCCGGGCTTGCCGGGGCTGCGACACCAGCGACTGCCTGCCGGTGCTTCACCTCCTGGAGCTCCTGGGCTCGACGCTCCGCCCGGGCCCCGCTGCCCCCCGCGCCGTGCCCTGCACCCCCGGGGCCCTCACCTGCCACCGCGCTTTCGGAGGCTGGGGGACCCTGGTCAACCCCACGGGCCTGGCGCTGTGTCCCAAGACAGGGCGGGTCGTGGTGGTGCACGACGGCAGGAGGCGGGTCAAGATCTTTGACTCCGGGGGAGGGTGTGCTCACCAgtttggagagaagggggaggctgCCCAGGACGTTAGGTACCCGCTCGATGTCACCGTCACCAACGACTGCCACGTGGTTGTCACCGACGCCGGCGACCGTTCTATCAAAGTGTTTGATTTCTTTGGCCAGATCAAGCTCGTCATTGCAGGCCAGTTCTCCTTACCTTGGGGCGTGGAGACCACCCCTCAGAACGGGGTCATGGTGACTGATGCGGAGGCAGGCTCGCTGCACCTGCTGGAATTCAACTTCCCCGAAGGGGTCCTCCAGAAAACAGAGAGGTTGCAAGGTCATCTGTGCAGTCCCCGCGGGGTGGCCGTGTCTTGGCTCACCGGGGCCATTGCTGTCCTAGAGCACTCTTTGGGTCTGGGGAGCGCAGTAGGCAGCACCACGGTGAAGGTGTTCAGCCCGACCATGCAGCTGATCAGCCAGGTGGATAGCTTTGGGCTGAGCCTGTTTTTCCCCTCCAGAATAACTGTCTCGGCGGTGACCTTTGATCACCAGGGGAATGTGATTGTTGCTGATACTTCTGGTCAGGCCGTCCTATGCTTAGGAAAACCTGAGGAATTTCCAGTCCTGAAGCCCATCATCACCCATGGTCTTTCCCATCCGGTGGCACTGACCTTCACCAAGGAGAATGCTCTTCTCGTGCTGGACAGTGCAGCCCATTCTATAAAAGTCTACAAAGCGGACTGGGGGTAA